The proteins below are encoded in one region of Thermococcus peptonophilus:
- a CDS encoding V-type ATP synthase subunit H, whose translation MEDVIKRIVEAEKEAEARIEKAKQEAKEIIRTAKEEAKRIEEETIRKAEEESQNLIEKARLEGESEAKKILEDGEKEISSIREKAESNFETAIQEAIELVRGA comes from the coding sequence ATGGAAGACGTCATCAAGCGGATTGTTGAAGCAGAAAAAGAGGCAGAGGCTCGCATTGAAAAGGCCAAGCAGGAAGCAAAGGAAATAATCAGGACTGCCAAGGAAGAAGCAAAGAGAATTGAGGAAGAGACCATTAGGAAGGCCGAAGAGGAGTCACAGAACCTCATAGAGAAGGCCCGCCTCGAGGGTGAGAGTGAAGCCAAAAAGATTCTCGAGGATGGCGAGAAGGAAATTTCCTCAATCCGCGAGAAGGCGGAGTCAAACTTTGAGACTGCCATCCAGGAAGCCATAGAACTGGTCAGGGGGGCCTGA
- a CDS encoding potassium channel family protein translates to MYVIIMGAGRVGYLVAKMLEEDGHDVTIIEMDRDRAKELSLMINGLVIEGDATDTKTLEEANIKQADAFAALTGRDDANLLACILAKSLNPNIKTSLRVSNPKNRKIFEEVTDLKRYFDFVISPEEIAAEYISRNIVTPGFDRVLFPKEGAEIVRFTIDENSKVAGKLVKDLHLPRDALIVAIYDSKGNLIIPSGDTKLPEKGQIIIFAKNSALKEVKELFEDRKEESG, encoded by the coding sequence ATGTACGTCATAATAATGGGAGCGGGCAGGGTCGGATACCTTGTTGCGAAAATGCTGGAAGAGGACGGCCATGACGTAACGATAATAGAGATGGACCGGGACAGGGCAAAGGAGCTCTCCCTCATGATCAACGGCCTGGTGATCGAGGGAGATGCAACCGACACAAAGACGCTGGAGGAGGCCAACATAAAGCAGGCAGATGCTTTTGCTGCACTAACTGGAAGGGACGATGCAAACCTATTAGCTTGCATACTGGCAAAAAGCCTCAACCCCAACATCAAGACATCCTTGAGGGTAAGCAATCCCAAGAACAGAAAGATATTCGAGGAAGTTACCGACCTAAAGAGATACTTTGACTTCGTTATATCTCCGGAGGAAATAGCGGCGGAGTACATAAGCAGGAACATTGTTACCCCCGGCTTTGACAGAGTCCTGTTTCCGAAGGAAGGTGCTGAAATAGTCAGATTCACCATAGATGAGAACAGCAAGGTTGCAGGGAAACTCGTAAAAGACCTCCATCTCCCCAGGGACGCCCTGATAGTGGCCATCTACGACAGCAAGGGCAATCTGATAATCCCCTCCGGAGACACCAAACTTCCAGAAAAGGGACAGATAATAATATTCGCGAAGAACTCCGCCCTCAAAGAGGTCAAAGAGCTGTTTGAGGATAGGAAAGAAGAATCCGGATAA
- a CDS encoding V-type ATP synthase subunit I — translation MFRPEEMVKLEVITLNRYKDTLLTYLHEAGAVEVREVKVELAQKDTPNEYHRKAASYSIGMSRLVEFLGNYRKTAGGSIKEFFFPKEKPKRTYRYESIEKLIKDVEEFLVKAEPEIKAAENRISSIGTEIERIKEQIETLRILSPLKIEAQYLRHSGLVEVSVGLVERVRLNGLLEALKKETENRVAVVTKDAGDKILLVVANLAKDHDRVNAILAKFSVERLEVPEGEGTPAELMKEYSRKLAEKEKELEEAKKEASKLAEKYYDDVLFYKELMDNERDKSTVLPMLARTNMTFALSGWVPRPDVQKILEGIKKITEGKAYINVREPTEEELDEIPIKLKNPGWARPFEMLTEMYGVPKYNEIDPTPIIAFTYSFFFGFMLTDFLYGLIVGIIAALLVKGHKKFNDGTYKFAYTLLWSAFFTMLLGVLFGSYFGNAVDIVLQYLTGDPNAHAWRIIDPLREPLPVLLAALGIGLAHLFVGYSIGFYLKWKNGDKKGAVFEQIPWILIIISVALFASQNASLMLPAKAIFGAGIVLFAIGEVLSNGGLAALMLISDFFGFVGTWLSYARLMALALATGGIAMVINVLAGMVWAIKFLYIGPIIGLIIFFGGQLFSTAINALGAFVHSLRLQYVEFFGTFYSGDGKPFSPFRAKREVSKLELKADGGV, via the coding sequence GTGTTCCGGCCCGAAGAGATGGTAAAACTCGAGGTAATCACGCTCAACAGGTATAAGGACACCCTTCTAACGTACCTCCACGAGGCTGGAGCAGTCGAAGTAAGAGAGGTGAAAGTCGAACTCGCCCAGAAAGACACTCCGAACGAGTACCACAGAAAAGCGGCCTCATACAGCATAGGCATGTCAAGGCTCGTCGAGTTCCTAGGAAATTACAGAAAGACCGCTGGAGGAAGCATCAAAGAGTTCTTCTTCCCGAAGGAAAAACCAAAAAGGACATACAGGTACGAGAGCATTGAGAAGCTCATAAAGGACGTTGAAGAGTTCCTTGTGAAGGCAGAACCTGAGATAAAAGCGGCCGAAAACAGGATAAGCTCAATAGGGACTGAGATAGAGAGGATAAAAGAGCAGATAGAAACCCTCAGGATACTCTCACCACTGAAAATAGAGGCCCAATACCTGAGGCACAGCGGCCTCGTCGAGGTCAGCGTCGGCCTCGTCGAGAGAGTAAGGCTTAACGGACTTTTAGAGGCCCTCAAAAAGGAAACCGAAAACCGCGTTGCCGTTGTCACTAAGGACGCCGGTGACAAGATACTCCTGGTTGTTGCCAACCTTGCTAAAGACCACGACAGGGTGAACGCAATCCTTGCCAAGTTCTCTGTGGAGAGGCTTGAAGTTCCGGAGGGGGAGGGCACTCCAGCGGAGCTCATGAAGGAGTACTCAAGGAAGCTCGCAGAAAAGGAGAAGGAGCTTGAGGAGGCCAAGAAAGAAGCTTCAAAGCTTGCTGAAAAGTACTACGATGACGTCCTGTTCTACAAGGAGCTCATGGACAATGAGCGCGACAAGTCAACGGTACTGCCGATGCTCGCGAGAACCAACATGACCTTCGCACTGAGCGGGTGGGTGCCGAGGCCAGACGTCCAGAAGATACTCGAGGGCATCAAGAAGATAACGGAAGGAAAGGCCTACATAAACGTCCGCGAGCCGACAGAGGAGGAACTAGACGAGATACCGATAAAGCTCAAGAACCCGGGATGGGCCAGGCCCTTTGAGATGCTCACCGAGATGTACGGGGTTCCAAAGTACAACGAGATAGACCCGACTCCGATAATAGCCTTCACTTACTCGTTCTTCTTCGGATTCATGCTCACCGACTTCCTCTACGGTCTGATAGTCGGCATAATAGCGGCCCTCCTAGTCAAAGGGCACAAGAAGTTCAACGACGGAACCTACAAGTTCGCCTACACCCTGCTCTGGAGCGCGTTCTTTACAATGCTCCTTGGAGTCCTCTTTGGAAGCTACTTCGGAAACGCAGTGGACATAGTTCTCCAGTACCTAACGGGCGATCCAAACGCCCACGCCTGGCGCATAATAGACCCGCTCAGGGAACCACTACCAGTACTCCTAGCGGCCCTTGGAATAGGTCTAGCACATCTCTTCGTCGGCTACAGCATAGGCTTCTACCTGAAGTGGAAGAACGGAGACAAGAAGGGAGCGGTCTTCGAGCAGATTCCATGGATACTCATCATAATAAGCGTGGCACTCTTCGCGAGCCAGAATGCCAGCTTAATGCTTCCAGCGAAGGCCATCTTCGGCGCTGGCATAGTCCTCTTCGCTATAGGGGAGGTGCTGAGCAACGGAGGTCTAGCGGCCCTCATGCTGATCTCGGACTTCTTCGGCTTCGTGGGAACGTGGCTGAGCTACGCAAGGCTGATGGCACTGGCGCTGGCAACGGGCGGAATAGCGATGGTCATCAACGTCCTTGCCGGGATGGTCTGGGCCATAAAGTTCCTCTACATCGGCCCGATAATAGGCCTGATAATATTCTTCGGCGGCCAGCTGTTTTCAACCGCCATAAACGCACTCGGAGCGTTCGTCCACTCACTCCGTCTCCAGTATGTTGAGTTCTTCGGAACGTTTTACTCGGGCGATGGAAAGCCCTTCAGCCCGTTCAGGGCCAAAAGAGAGGTTTCAAAACTTGAACTGAAAGCTGATGGAGGTGTTTGA
- a CDS encoding ATP synthase subunit K (produces ATP from ADP in the presence of a proton gradient across the membrane; the K subunit is a nonenzymatic component which binds the dimeric form by interacting with the G and E subunits) codes for MDPIVYVSLGAALAAGLAGAASAFGVGVAGAAAAGVVAEDEKNFKNALILEGLPMTQSIYGLITLFLILLSAGIIGGGFKFAEPNTQNLIKSAILFGAGLTVGLTGLSAIPQGIIASAGIGAVAKNPKTFTQGIIFAAMAETMAIFGLVGALIMIATGVGF; via the coding sequence ATGGACCCGATAGTTTACGTATCCCTTGGAGCGGCGCTCGCCGCCGGTCTCGCCGGAGCCGCTTCAGCCTTTGGTGTAGGTGTCGCAGGTGCTGCAGCAGCTGGAGTTGTTGCAGAGGACGAGAAGAACTTCAAGAACGCCCTCATCCTTGAGGGTCTGCCAATGACCCAGAGTATCTACGGCCTCATTACCCTGTTCCTCATCCTGCTCAGCGCTGGGATCATCGGCGGTGGCTTCAAGTTCGCGGAGCCGAACACCCAGAACCTCATAAAGAGCGCCATACTCTTTGGTGCTGGCCTCACTGTTGGACTTACTGGTCTCTCAGCCATCCCGCAGGGTATCATCGCCAGCGCTGGCATCGGTGCCGTCGCCAAGAACCCGAAGACCTTCACCCAGGGCATCATCTTCGCCGCTATGGCCGAGACCATGGCCATCTTCGGTCTCGTCGGTGCGCTCATCATGATAGCCACCGGCGTTGGCTTCTGA